GAAACATCGGGACAACGTTCGAGACCAAGCCCGACTGGTGCGACCCCGAGCAGATAGACCGAATGCTCGATCTGGGCGCGACCAAGGTGGAGGTGGGCGTCCAGACGACCTACGAGCGCATCAACCGCGAGATGCACCGCGGCCACGGCAACCAGGCCTCCATCGACGCCAACCGACGCCTCCGCGACGCGGCGTTCAAGGTCGGCTTCCACATGATGCCGGGACAACCGGGGATGACGCGCGAGATGTGCGTCGAGGACTTCCGGCAGTTGTTCAAGAACCCCGATTGGCGGCCCGACTACCTCAAAATCTACCCGACGCTCGTCGTCCGCGGCACGCGCATCTACGACTGGTGGCGGCGCGACGACTACGACCCGCTGACGAACGAGGAGGCAGCCGACATCGTCGCCGAGGCGATGGGGATGATTCCGAAGTACACGCGCCTCCAGCGCGTTCAGCGCGACATCCCCGCCGACTTCATCGACGCCGGAGTGTGGAAGTCGAACCTCCGGCAACTCGCCGAGCAGCGCGCCGAGGAGCGAGGAATACGGCTCCGCGACATCCGCGCTCGCGAGGTGGGGATGAACGAGGCGAACCCCAACCCCGGGGACGTGGAACTTGACGTGATGACGTACGAGGCCGGCGGCGGAACGGAGAAGTTCATCAGCTTCGAGGATACGGAACAGGACCTGCTCGTCGGCTTCTGTCGCCTCCGCTTTCCGTCGTACTCGCACGCCGCGCCCGAGGGCGGCGCGGAACTCTCCGCACGGGACCCGGTACGCCGCGAACTCGAAGACGCGGCGCTCGTCCGCGAACTCCACGTCTACGGGAGCGAGGCAGGTATCGGAAGCGAAGGGGGTAGCGAGGCGCAACGTGCCTCGAAAAAGTCGAGCGGCGGGACGCCGCGAGACCAGTGGCAGCACAAGGGCTACGGGAAGAGACTCCTCAGGAAGGCCGAGGACATCGCCGCGGACGCCGGATTCGAGAAGATCTCGGTCATCTCCGGCATCGGAGTGCGGCAGTACTACCGCGAGAAGATGGGCTACCATCAGGACGGCCCGTACGTCAGTAAGCGACTCTGACCGCGAAGAGAGCGGTTTCAGGGCACCCGAGCGAAAGCAAGAGAGCGAAGCGAAATTGCTCGTCGTAGCATCGACCAAGTCGTCTGCTTTCGGGAGACATACTGCCGGAGTAGTCTGTACGTTGACACAGAAAACCGTTACAATAAACCACTCTAACGCTCACAATTTCCAAAATTTTTGAAAGAGTAGAGCTTTTTGATGGATGAAGACCAGATACTGCATGGAGGAAAATTGAAATGATAAACACGTCACGTCGAACGGCGTTGAAAGTTCTCGGCGGCGGTGCGCTGGCGGTCGGTGCAGGGACACAGACCGTCGCGGCCCAACAGCAGTCAGCACGCGTTAGAGCGGTTCACGCCGTGCCAGACGCACCGCCCGTCGATGTCTATCTCGACGGTGAGGTAGTGATCGAAGGGTTGGAGTTCCAGCAGGTCAGTCCGTACCTATCCGGTCCGCCGGGCAGCTACCAGGTAGCGGTCACCCCGACGGGTGCGGGCCAAGGCCAGGCGGTCATCGACACGGAGGTGACCCTCGAGAGGGGTAACTACTCGCTTGCCGCCATCGGCGAGTTGAGCGACGGGAGCATCCAGCCGCTCGTGACGCAGAGTCCGATCCTGACCGGACAGGGCTCTCAGGCGCTGTCGACGGTGCAGGCAGTTCACGCTGCGCCCGACGCGCCGCCAGTCGACGTGACCGCAGTCGTCGAGTCCGAGCAACTCAACCAACGTCTGCGGTCGCTCCCGCAGCAAGTGTTGATGGGTCTCCCGATGCGGGTAGTGCGATTCAACGACGATGGGAAGGCCGTTCTCA
This genomic stretch from Haloprofundus salilacus harbors:
- a CDS encoding DUF4397 domain-containing protein yields the protein MINTSRRTALKVLGGGALAVGAGTQTVAAQQQSARVRAVHAVPDAPPVDVYLDGEVVIEGLEFQQVSPYLSGPPGSYQVAVTPTGAGQGQAVIDTEVTLERGNYSLAAIGELSDGSIQPLVTQSPILTGQGSQALSTVQAVHAAPDAPPVDVTAVVESEQLNQRLRSLPQQVLMGLPMRVVRFNDDGKAVLTLIDGLSFGNASEPLPVPATNYTIQVRAATPGNDGDIVASVPASLEAGVSYTAYASGYLEPPQGVVDELGNRDFGLFFATTE
- a CDS encoding tRNA uridine(34) 5-carboxymethylaminomethyl modification radical SAM/GNAT enzyme Elp3, producing MSTDSPDAAEEEPEAFREACAELARRIVDGEIDRDDLESEKLNVCSEFSSPKVPKNTEILQYAPDEHRDDVKEVVRRKPVRTASGVSPVAIMTSPEMCPHGKCLYCPGGPASEFSSSQSYTGHEPAAARGVQNDYDPYGQVTLRLEQLRHIGHPVDKVELILMGGTMTARSHDYQEWFVKRALEAMNDYDLDSEPQPAEDQSFKPDPENVEFRYLEDVIAENETGQIRNIGTTFETKPDWCDPEQIDRMLDLGATKVEVGVQTTYERINREMHRGHGNQASIDANRRLRDAAFKVGFHMMPGQPGMTREMCVEDFRQLFKNPDWRPDYLKIYPTLVVRGTRIYDWWRRDDYDPLTNEEAADIVAEAMGMIPKYTRLQRVQRDIPADFIDAGVWKSNLRQLAEQRAEERGIRLRDIRAREVGMNEANPNPGDVELDVMTYEAGGGTEKFISFEDTEQDLLVGFCRLRFPSYSHAAPEGGAELSARDPVRRELEDAALVRELHVYGSEAGIGSEGGSEAQRASKKSSGGTPRDQWQHKGYGKRLLRKAEDIAADAGFEKISVISGIGVRQYYREKMGYHQDGPYVSKRL